The proteins below are encoded in one region of Apium graveolens cultivar Ventura chromosome 4, ASM990537v1, whole genome shotgun sequence:
- the LOC141716653 gene encoding WEB family protein At1g12150-like, with the protein MGEIDTKSIESVQASISLFGDKSDQLRSRPACYTQLEKENLEISLKLDQYEKTAVELFILLKNTEFEREIYMNACREAKMGIYELESKIKEMDAQLSETVKLKDENFQVLVELNTAKEELLNKDVELVEARSAKIEAVKEAEVMETALNMEMERAEELSGQVAELNETILHLQFVVLEAQKEKDLISSENQTALMQATRSAEKIREEMESTRNQLTILEGEVSEKSLLIQSLQSELQQANEVRYSAEKATHDAVNDIGQLISDMELLLTGNSKKDGQIIALEMELSQLRVELKIANKEGELLKCDLETMRSKNEKLTNEVNEIYEKESEAQIEIALLKSELHRGRSKAAAADAAEERAKREKLALELCIQQLALQAQEAKNKLQTIKDLAHKGDEERQNSEVIETDEAITDKQTNACISISEEDYKELLKKADQAEETSNENEALKREMESTAARIGELRTRAEQAVWRAEVAEKAKALLEEEKRKLKEKEERRKVAFEALRQESISLKNSFRKHPEPPKPYQPLGKILKMKF; encoded by the exons ATGGGAGAAATCGACACAAAATCTATTGAATCGGTTCAGGCATCGATTTCCTTGTTTGGTGACAAAAGTGATCAGTTAAGAAGCCGGCCTGCCTGCTACACT CAGCTAGAGAAGGAGAATCTTGAAATCTCGTTGAAGCTAGATCAGTATGAAAAAACTGCAGTAGAACTTTTCATCTTGCTGAAGAACACCGAGTTTGAGAGAGAGATATACATGAATGCTTGCCGAGAGGCTAAAATGGGAATATATGAACTTGAATCCAAGATAAAGGAGATGGATGCACAATTGTCCGAAACTGTAAAACTCAAAGACGAAAATTTTCAAGTTTTAGTGGAGTTGAATACTGCTAAAGAGGAGTTGCTTAACAAAGATGTTGAACTTGTTGAAGCCAGAAGTGCAAAGATCGAGGCAGTGAAAGAAGCAGAAGTAATGGAGACTGCTTTGAACATGGAAATGGAAAGGGCTGAAGAGCTTTCAGGCCAAGTAGCGGAGCTCAATGAAACAATTCTTCATTTACAATTTGTCGTTTTAGAGGCACAGAAAGAAAAAGATTTAATTTCTTCTGAAAACCAGACTGCTTTGATGCAAGCCACTAGATCAGCAGAGAAAATTCGAGAAGAGATGGAATCAACTAGAAATCAATTGACGATTTTGGAAGGTGAGGTTTCAGAAAAGTCTTTATTAATTCAGTCACTGCAATCGGAACTTCAACAGGCAAATGAGGTTCGTTATTCTGCTGAAAAGGCTACTCATGATGCAGTTAATGATATAGGCCAGTTAATATCTGATATGGAACTGCTTCTGACTGGAAACTCAAAAAAAGATGGTCAGATCATCGCACTAGAAATGGAGCTAAGTCAGTTAAGAGTAGAACTTAAAATTGCAAACAAAGAGGGGGAGTTACTTAAATGTGATTTAGAGACAATGAGAAGCAAGAATGAGAAGCTTACAAATGAGGTGAATGAAATCTATGAGAAAGAAAGTGAAGCACAAATTGAGATTGCATTGTTAAAGTCTGAGCTGCATAGAGGTAGATCAAAAGCAGCTGCTGCTGATGCTGCTGAAGAAAGAGCCAAGCGCGAAAAGCTGGCACTAGAGCTTTGTATACAGCAGTTAGCACTGCAAGCACAGGAAGCCAAGAACAAGCTCCAAACAATAAAAGATTTAGCACACAAAGGAGACGAAGAAAGGCAAAATTCAGAAGTTATCGAGACTGATGAGGCCATAACAGATAAACAAACAAATGCATGCATTTCAATATCTGAAGAAGACTACAAGGAATTGTTGAAAAAGGCTGATCAGGCCGAAGAAACGAGTAACGAGAATGAAGCATTGAAAAGAGAAATGGAGAGTACAGCAGCAAGAATCGGGGAGTTAAGAACACGAGCAGAACAAGCAGTGTGGAGAGCAGAGGTAGCTGAGAAAGCAAAAGCATTGCTTGAGGAAgagaaaaggaagttgaaggaGAAAGAGGAGAGGAGAAAGGTTGCTTTTGAAGCACTTAGACAAGAATCCATTTCCTTAAAGAACAGTTTTAGGAAACATCCTGAGCCTCCAAAGCCATATCAGCCACTAGGtaagattctgaagatgaagttCTAG